The following coding sequences lie in one Rutidosis leptorrhynchoides isolate AG116_Rl617_1_P2 chromosome 6, CSIRO_AGI_Rlap_v1, whole genome shotgun sequence genomic window:
- the LOC139855183 gene encoding E3 ubiquitin-protein ligase ATL23-like, with product MMPSLYLALFLPCAGMSVVFLVYMCLLWYAARHLPDMTATEKPTTVTGLSATELDKIPITTGKELGVATECSVCLDDIEMEQAVRVVPGCNHGFHVQCADTWFSKNPVCPFQPPMLSISKMYKCYDLCPLIET from the exons ATGATGCCATCTTTATATTTGGCCCTGTTTCTACCGTGCGCCGGTATGAGTGTTGTGTTTCTTGTTTACATGTGTTTGCTATGGTACGCCGCCCGACACCTTCCAGATATGACGGCGACGGAAAAACCCACCACCGTCACCGGACTTTCGGCGACGGAGCTTGACAAAATCCCGATAACAACCGGAAAAGAACTCGGTGTTGCGACTGAATGTTCGGTTTGTTTAGATGATATTGAAATGGAGCAAGCTGTGAGAGTGGTTCCGGGTTGTAATCACGGGTTTCATGTACAATGTGCGGATACTTGGTTCTCCAAAAACCCGGTTTGTCCG TTTCAACCTCCTATGTTATCTATATCCAAAATGTATAAATGTTATGATCTTTGTCCTTTAATTGAG ACATGA